A single window of Nicotiana sylvestris chromosome 3, ASM39365v2, whole genome shotgun sequence DNA harbors:
- the LOC138888558 gene encoding protein MAIN-LIKE 2-like, whose translation MHFTGYRPQGDAGGSRVALSVIRDHMAFLHPDITGETEDLHIERYMRLALLLLFGCVLFPNTSGSKVSMRFLHHLQELDGLPQYSWGAAILAYLYRSMCRASMGPAVDICGFLPLLQVWAWQRIIPLQPPLPALAPGEAYSFLPLSSRWILRRGNYRGTDAHHNLPLIRDMLDMLVDGQFIWTPYSDELVAQLPFYCSVD comes from the exons ATGCATTTTACTGGTTATAGACCTCAAGGTGACGCTGGGGGCAGTCGCGTTGCTTTGTCAGTCATCAGAGATCATATGGCGTTTTTGCACCCAGACATTACCGGCGAGACGGAGGATCTCCATATTGAGAGGTACATGCGGTTGGCGCTGCTCCTGCTTTTCGggtgtgtcttgttcccgaacacttcggggagtaaagtgagtatgcgctttcTCCACCATCTTCAGGAGTTGGATGGTTTACCCCAGTACAGTTGGGGTGCTGCTATTCTCGCATACCTGTATAGGAGCATGTGCCGGGCGAGCATGGGCCCAGcggtggacatatgtggttttctgcccctcctacag gtttgggcctggcaaCGGATCATaccgttgcagccacctctaccagcACTTGCACCTGGTGAGGCTTATTCGTTTCTCCCTCTATCTTCTAGGTGGATTCTCAggcgtgggaactaccgagggaccgatgctcatcataatctcccccttatcAGGGATATGCTAGATATGCTGGTGGACGGACAG ttcatctggacgccatacagTGACGAGTTGGTAGCTCAGCTGCCCTTTTATTGCTCAGTCGATTGA